The DNA region CATGATTGCGGACACGACCGCCAGGCCGGAACCGATGGCGAAAGTAAGTGATATGAGTCCGTTTATGTCCACGCCCATGAGGCCGGCGGTTTCCTTGTCGAGGGACGTGGCCCGGAGCGCAGTCCCCAGCCTCGTTTTCTGCACGAAAAGGTGAAGCGCCGCCATGAGAGCCAGGGAGAACAGGAGTATGAGGATCTGGAGCGAGCTGACTGCCGTGTTAAGCACCTTGAACGTAGTGACCTCGAATGCCTGGGGCATGTGCTGCGGCTCTGTACCGAACACTATCTGCACAGCGGTCGCAAGGACAAACGAGAACCCAAGTGACACCAGCATGGCGGCCAGCCTGGATGCGCGCCTGATCGGGAGGTATCCTATCTTCTCAATCAGGACACCCAGCACTACCCCGGCGGCAATGGCCAACACCATGGCGGGGCCCAGGCCCCATCCGGCTTCGACGAACATGAACCA from Bacillota bacterium includes:
- a CDS encoding branched-chain amino acid ABC transporter permease; protein product: MFLEQLIAGLTVGTTYALLALGYSMVFGVLSFINFAHGDVAMVGAYVCWFMFVEAGWGLGPAMVLAIAAGVVLGVLIEKIGYLPIRRASRLAAMLVSLGFSFVLATAVQIVFGTEPQHMPQAFEVTTFKVLNTAVSSLQILILLFSLALMAALHLFVQKTRLGTALRATSLDKETAGLMGVDINGLISLTFAIGSGLAVVSAIMLGVYYGTVYPSMGGVIGMKGFTAVVLGGTGSIPGAMAGGILMGLLESLGGAYISTRYANAIAFFVLILTLLLRPAGLLGRTISKE